One Poecilia reticulata strain Guanapo linkage group LG19, Guppy_female_1.0+MT, whole genome shotgun sequence genomic window carries:
- the LOC108167278 gene encoding integrin alpha-D-like — MSQEGFRAAYVSGYIQMTMVGANQWKGGYKKYLLSNVLNNVTFEPLSIEPDSYLGYSMAVAKTNAGPLTILGAPRNQHKGFVMTVFNEAQEDQIRPFQSQMAAPPRQQCVRSAVWLHAYTFGVHVHVPRGWKRPLLWVTGCSSE; from the exons atgtctcAAGAAGGCTTCAGAGCAGCTTATGTGTCTGgg TATATTCAGATGACTATGGTTGGTGCTAACCAGTGGAAAGGAGGCTACAAGAAATATTTGCTTAGTAATGTTTTAAACAACGTCACATTTGAGCCATTGTCCATTGAGCCTGACAGTTACCTTG GTTATTCCATGGCTGTTGCTAAAACCAACGCTGGTCCACTGACAATTCTTGGTGCTCCAAGAAACCAACACAAAGGATTTGTTATGACAGTTTTCAATGAAGCACAGGAAGATCAAATAAGACCCTTTCAATCACAG ATGGCAGCACCTCCTCGTCAACAGTGCGTCAGGTCAGCTGTCTGGCTGCACGCGTACACCTTTGGCGTGCATGTGCACGTTCCCCGTGGATGGAAAAGACCGTTGCTATGGGTTACTGGTTGCAGTTCCGAATAA